A stretch of Henckelia pumila isolate YLH828 chromosome 4, ASM3356847v2, whole genome shotgun sequence DNA encodes these proteins:
- the LOC140867621 gene encoding methyl-CpG-binding domain-containing protein 2-like, whose product MEQGPSTSSNKVWESVKAYAVQCISCMKWRFVPSKEKYEEIREKIKEHPFTCDVARQWKPEISCETEYDIKPGHQNWLWAMDKPNIPRTPKGWQRIIRARSGGSTKFADVYYVAPSNKRLRSMVELNRYLGEHPHFAQEGVTESQFSFQSPLPFGDKHVAKRGRRPPRASSRDTNGAANPITAIVPYEHGAPETMVDSQAESLANPTLAMVPYVNKA is encoded by the exons ATGGAACAAGGTCCAAGCACCTCATCGAACAAGGTGTGGGAATCTGTCAAGGCATACGCAGTCCAGTGCATCTCGTGTATGAAGTGGAGGTTCGTCCCCTCAAAGGAAAAGTACGAGGAAATTAGAGAAAAGATCAAGGAACACCCTTTCACATGTGATGTAGCTAGGCAGTGGAAGCCTGAAATATCATGTGAAACCGAATATGATATCAAACCAGGGCATCAAAACTGGCTATGGGCAATGGACAAGCCCAACATACCGCGGACGCCTAAGGGCTGGCAGCGCATCATAAGGGCGCGATCTGGAGGAAGCACCAAATTCGCTGATGT GTATTACGTAGCACCATCCAACAAGAGACTGCGTTCGATGGTGGAACTTAATCG GTACCTCGGTGAGCACCCGCATTTTGCACAAGAGGGCGTCACCGAATCACAGTTTTCGTTTCAATCCCCACTACCATTTGGCGACAAACACGTCGCAAAGAGGGGACGTCGACCACCCCGTGCTTCTTCACGAGACACAAATGGGGCAG CGAACCCCATAACAGCCATTGTCCCATACGAACATGGTGCACCCGAGACAATGGTCGACTCCCAAGCAGAGAGTTTGG CCAACCCCACGTTAGCAATGGTTCCATATGTGAATAAAGCGTAG
- the LOC140862831 gene encoding serine/threonine-protein phosphatase 7 long form homolog has protein sequence MTALYEHYCMAAHIDDNSPEIDVVKFTRCVALMIIGGIMVPDYQGGSVKLIFLQLLRDIERIRSYSWGSAVLAFLYRELCNATRIRKAIISGPLFILQVWAWSRITFVNPDINGLSLTVPQNEFEEDIPYAPYGARWSNVFSYTHSPTHAVRIIRDCFDRMTNAEFNWIVYNKKDVDVKAIISTYDNRIWRCVCPLICFDIVEMHRPDRVLR, from the exons ATGACCGCTTTATATGAGCATTATTGCATGGCTGCACATATCGATGATAATAGTCCAGAAATAGATGTCGTAAAATTTACCCGTTGTGTAGCATTAATGATTATTGGAGGAATCATGGTTCCAGATTATCAAGGAGGATCtgttaaattgatttttttgcaACTACTTCGGGATATTGAACGCATCAGATCTTATAGTTGGGGAAGTGCAGTTCTAGCATTCCTATATCGTGAGTTATGCAATGCAACACGGATAAGAAAAGCTATAATATCCGGGCCTCTATTTATCCTACAG GTATGGGCATGGAGCAGGATTACATTTGTTAATCCTGATATAAATGGATTATCTCTGACTGTGCCTCAAAATGAATTCGAGGAAGATATTCCATATGCTCCTTATGGTGCACG GTGGTCAAATGTGTTTAGTTACACTCATTCACCAACGCACGCTGTTAGAATTATAAGGGATTGCTTCGATCGTATGACTAATGCCGAG TTTAATTGGATAGTTTACAACAAGAAAGATGTTGATGTTAAAGCGATCATTAGTACATACGATAATAGAATCTGGAGATGTGTTTGTCCTCTGATTTGTTTTGATATTGTGGAGATGCATCGTCCTGATCGGGTCTTGAGGTAG